In Altererythrobacter rubellus, the following are encoded in one genomic region:
- a CDS encoding Pycsar system effector family protein — protein sequence MSEAPQGSDKAFSPQAIHLVRTITQTNLTLSQMADQKASLLMGAAIVVFTLAMGQASSGDPAPAMVALGVSAFVSACLAIVAVLPTAGAKPVADDQPNILFFGVFTQMEEEQFAKSVVSKLSDEEAMYHLMLRDIYQNGQVLHRKKYRLLGWSSRVFLAGLAASLATFVMSAF from the coding sequence ATGAGCGAGGCTCCGCAAGGCTCAGACAAGGCCTTCTCTCCACAAGCTATTCATCTGGTGCGCACGATCACGCAGACCAACCTCACATTGAGCCAGATGGCTGACCAAAAGGCAAGCTTACTGATGGGTGCAGCCATCGTGGTTTTCACACTCGCCATGGGACAGGCAAGCAGCGGCGATCCGGCGCCTGCAATGGTGGCGCTAGGTGTTTCCGCCTTTGTGTCAGCTTGTTTGGCGATTGTAGCTGTCTTGCCAACAGCAGGCGCCAAGCCGGTCGCAGACGATCAGCCCAATATCCTGTTTTTCGGAGTCTTTACGCAGATGGAAGAAGAGCAGTTCGCAAAGTCCGTAGTGTCAAAGCTCAGCGATGAGGAAGCGATGTATCACTTGATGCTGCGTGACATCTACCAGAACGGCCAAGTGTTACACCGCAAGAAATATCGGCTACTGGGATGGTCATCCCGCGTTTTTCTGGCTGGCCTTGCCGCCTCGCTCGCAACCTTTGTGATGAGCGCGTTCTAA